The following proteins are co-located in the Sphingorhabdus lutea genome:
- a CDS encoding succinylglutamate-semialdehyde dehydrogenase → MVRNFQSFEPATGAQMWEGQYGNVDQAVEIAQTTWPKWAALSLNERLKRIRAVAGRLSVEGEKFVDLISRETGKPLWEARIEVESLTRTIQESVRSFAERTPQRLLNGKQFERQALRHKPHGVMAVLGPFSSPAAAPHGHIIPALIAGNTVVFKPSELTPATGEQLVRLYRLAGIPEGVVELVQGDNETGAKLAAHGDIAGILFTGSAGAGISINRQFASQPNKLLSLQMGGNNPIIAWDTKNIHAMAAVIIQSAFLSAGQKCTNARRLILTDDMFEILMPEVKKLADRLIISEPHGDPVPFMGPVIDNQSADGLVESFLALMSHGGRPIRHMKSPVKNRPFITPGIIDVTDVKDRPDIELFGPLLQVIRVNSFEDAIKEANNTRFGLSASLLGGSDEQFDQFWANSRAGIVNRNTATNSEINGAPIGGIGLSGNNRPSGFYAADYCGYPVISTEKAELKAMIGVGMRDEMENIMSPEVKKNIANNAALVSA, encoded by the coding sequence TCAATCTTTTGAACCAGCTACTGGCGCGCAAATGTGGGAAGGCCAATATGGAAATGTTGACCAAGCTGTTGAAATCGCACAAACAACTTGGCCAAAATGGGCTGCATTATCGCTTAATGAACGGTTAAAAAGGATAAGGGCAGTTGCGGGCCGTTTGTCGGTGGAGGGAGAGAAATTTGTCGATTTAATCTCTCGTGAAACGGGCAAGCCTTTATGGGAAGCAAGAATAGAGGTCGAATCATTAACCCGCACTATTCAAGAATCGGTGCGTTCTTTTGCCGAACGAACACCCCAAAGATTATTAAATGGCAAACAATTTGAACGTCAGGCTCTGCGCCATAAACCCCATGGCGTTATGGCTGTATTGGGGCCATTTAGTTCCCCAGCAGCTGCGCCGCATGGCCACATTATCCCCGCGTTAATTGCGGGAAATACGGTGGTGTTTAAACCTTCGGAATTAACCCCTGCCACCGGTGAGCAACTGGTCCGTCTCTATCGTTTGGCAGGCATTCCAGAGGGCGTGGTGGAATTGGTTCAAGGGGATAATGAAACCGGCGCAAAATTGGCCGCCCATGGCGATATTGCCGGTATATTATTCACCGGATCAGCGGGTGCAGGCATTTCCATCAACCGCCAATTTGCAAGCCAACCAAATAAATTATTGTCTCTGCAAATGGGAGGGAATAATCCCATTATTGCATGGGACACCAAAAATATTCACGCCATGGCAGCCGTCATCATTCAATCTGCTTTTTTAAGTGCGGGGCAAAAATGCACAAATGCACGGCGGTTAATTTTAACCGACGATATGTTTGAAATTTTAATGCCAGAAGTTAAGAAATTAGCCGACAGATTGATAATAAGCGAACCCCATGGCGATCCTGTGCCCTTTATGGGCCCGGTCATTGACAATCAATCCGCCGATGGCTTGGTAGAAAGCTTTTTAGCATTGATGAGCCATGGCGGACGCCCCATTCGTCATATGAAAAGTCCGGTAAAAAATCGGCCTTTCATCACTCCGGGAATAATTGATGTTACCGATGTAAAGGACCGTCCAGACATTGAATTATTCGGCCCATTATTACAGGTTATCCGAGTAAATAGCTTTGAAGACGCCATAAAAGAGGCCAATAATACACGTTTTGGGCTATCTGCGTCCCTATTGGGCGGCAGCGATGAACAATTTGATCAATTTTGGGCCAATAGCCGCGCCGGTATTGTCAACCGCAACACCGCCACAAATAGCGAGATTAACGGTGCGCCCATTGGCGGTATTGGTTTATCGGGCAATAATCGCCCATCTGGTTTTTACGCCGCCGATTATTGCGGATATCCGGTTATTTCGACCGAAAAGGCGGAGTTAAAGGCAATGATTGGCGTGGGAATGCGTGACGAGATGGAAAATATCATGTCGCCTGAGGTAAAGAAAAATATTGCCAATAATGCCGCCCTTGTCTCAGCATAA